The proteins below come from a single Juglans regia cultivar Chandler chromosome 12, Walnut 2.0, whole genome shotgun sequence genomic window:
- the LOC108982143 gene encoding two-component response regulator-like APRR9 isoform X1 yields MDMERQDDHHLKEDGTGEVVRWERLRVLLVEPDDSTRQIIAALLRKCSYRVAAVADGLKAWETLKGRPHNIDLILTEVESPSISGFALLTLVMGHDCCKNIPVIMMSSHDSINMVLKCMLKGAADFLIKPVRKNELRNLWQHAWRRHTLTGGHFPQNLTVPLQKDEASSENNAGSNNSSDCVASTHRNIECSEKGSDSQSSCTTLYLEAESAYMQNMQGPSENNSGGASNLRNIIMEKQGGYAKLDEESVMPGSQDEEKSNRLSSEVALYRAASNSTALRLEEDTACAESITQNDGVRVERGRCNTNIASKTHSCNNELVEPSSGAIDLIGTFDNHPKCTYENTNYNGVGTNKFELVPNLQLSLRRTCSSSSNNHWTEERPLLNHSNASPFSWYNCSTTLSRNCTNLEEGGSMSHELSSYQISGSINGTFLQQGHENSITSVIDQSREGEPKFSSHQVGIIPVSGVNDANSGYSHVFPPMFYTRSDLPSVPKLACQRDQSPFPSSTSVQSNPETQNSEQGYHFSDEISKSSVHQAMQEDKNLEQMEELGHGSAAADQTTGSSLCNGAVDNRKRVAYGSSSSRRDEFATGSESWNESSLSIHDGSRGMDALRSSQREAALIKFRLKRKDRCYEKKVRYHSRKRLAEQRPRVKGQFVRKVQTDPLVGDTDVCI; encoded by the exons ATGGACATGGAAAGACAAGATGATCATCATCTTAAGGAGGATGGGACTGGAGAGGTTGTCAGGTGGGAGAGGTTGAGGGTTCTGCTCGTCGAACCTGATGATTCCACTCGCCAGATTATCGCCGCCCTTCTCAGAAAATGCAGCTACAGAG TTGCAGCAGTCGCTGATGGATTAAAGGCATGGGAGACGTTAAAGGGGAGACCTCATAACATCGATCTCATATTAACTGAAGTGGAGTCACCATCAATATCTGGATTTGCACTTCTTACCTTAGTCATGGGGCATGACTGTTGCAAGAATATTCCTGTTATAA TGATGTCTTCACACGATTCAATCAACATGGTATTGAAATGCATGTTAAAAGGTGCAGCTGATTTTCTAATAAAGCCTGTCAGGAAGAATGAGCTAAGAAACCTTTGGCAGCATGCATGGAGAAGGCATACT TTGACTGGTgggcattttcctcaaaacttGACTGTTCCACTGCAAAAAGATGAAGCCAGTTCTGAAAATAATGCAGGAAGCAATAATTCAAGCGATTGTGTTGCTTCTACACACAGAAATATTGAATGCAGTGAGAAAGGGAGCGACTCCCAA AGCTCTTGTACAACTCTTTATTTGGAAGCTGAAAGTGCATACATGCAAAATATGCAGGGTCCTTCAGAAAACAACAGTGGTGGTgcttcaaatttgagaaatataaTTATGGAGAAGCAGGGAGGGTATGCTAAGTTGGATGAGGAATCAGTTATGCCTGGTAGTCAAGATGAAG AAAAATCAAATAGACTGTCATCAGAGGTTGCACTGTACAGAGCAGCTTCAAACTCAACTGCTCTGAGATTGGAAGAAGACACTGCTTGTGCTGAATCTATTACTCAAAATGATGGTGTGCGAGTGGAAAGAGGTAGATGCAATACTAATATTGCTAGTAAGACTCACAGCTGCAACAATGAACTGGTTGAACCTTCTAGTGGAGCCATTGACTTGATTGGCACATTTGATAATCATCCCAAGTGCACTTATGAGAATACAAATTATAATGGTGTTGGCACAAACAAGTTTGAACTTGTTCCAAATTTACAACTTTCTCTGAGAAGAACTTGCTCAAGTAGCTCAAATAACCACTGGACTGAGGAAAGGCCTCTACTGAACCATTCTAATGCATCTCCGTTTTCATG GTATAATTGTAGCACGACACTATCTAGGAATTGCACCAATTTGGAGGAGGGTGGAAGTATGTCCCATGAACTTTCGTCTTATCAAATCTCTGGAAGTATCAATGGTACTTTCCTTCAGCAAGGTCACGAAAATTCAATTACTTCTGTCATTGATCAGTCCAGAGAAGGTGAACCAAAGTTTTCTAGTCATCAGGTTGGGATTATTCCTGTCTCGGGGGTAAATGATGCTAATAGTGGATACAGTCATGTTTTCCCACCCATGTTTTATACTCGATCTGATCTACCCTCTGTTCCCAAACTGGCCTGCCAGCGAGATCAGTCTCCCTTTCCTTCAAGTACCTCAGTTCAATCCAATCCTGAAACTCAAAACTCAGAACAAGGTTATCACTTCTCTGATGAGATTAGCAAAAGTTCCGTTCACCAGGCTATGCAGGAGGATAAAAATCTGGAACAGATGGAGGAACTTGGACATGGTTCTGCTGCTGCTGATCAGACTACTGGTAGTAGTTTATGCAATGGAGCTGTCGACAATAGAAAGAGGGTTGCATATGGGAGCAGCTCCAGTAGGAGAGATGAGTTTGCCACTGGCTCTGAGAGTTGGAATGAAAGTAGTCTCTCTATTCATGATGGATCAAGAGGAATGGATGCTCTTCGTTCTAGCCAAAGGGAAGCAGCTCTCATAAAGTTTCGATTGAAGCGGAAAGATCGATGTTATGAGAAAAAG
- the LOC108982143 gene encoding two-component response regulator-like APRR5 isoform X2 has translation MDMERQDDHHLKEDGTGEVVRWERLRVLLVEPDDSTRQIIAALLRKCSYRVAAVADGLKAWETLKGRPHNIDLILTEVESPSISGFALLTLVMGHDCCKNIPVIMMSSHDSINMVLKCMLKGAADFLIKPVRKNELRNLWQHAWRRHTLTGGHFPQNLTVPLQKDEASSENNAGSNNSSDCVASTHRNIECSEKGSDSQGPSENNSGGASNLRNIIMEKQGGYAKLDEESVMPGSQDEEKSNRLSSEVALYRAASNSTALRLEEDTACAESITQNDGVRVERGRCNTNIASKTHSCNNELVEPSSGAIDLIGTFDNHPKCTYENTNYNGVGTNKFELVPNLQLSLRRTCSSSSNNHWTEERPLLNHSNASPFSWYNCSTTLSRNCTNLEEGGSMSHELSSYQISGSINGTFLQQGHENSITSVIDQSREGEPKFSSHQVGIIPVSGVNDANSGYSHVFPPMFYTRSDLPSVPKLACQRDQSPFPSSTSVQSNPETQNSEQGYHFSDEISKSSVHQAMQEDKNLEQMEELGHGSAAADQTTGSSLCNGAVDNRKRVAYGSSSSRRDEFATGSESWNESSLSIHDGSRGMDALRSSQREAALIKFRLKRKDRCYEKKVRYHSRKRLAEQRPRVKGQFVRKVQTDPLVGDTDVCI, from the exons ATGGACATGGAAAGACAAGATGATCATCATCTTAAGGAGGATGGGACTGGAGAGGTTGTCAGGTGGGAGAGGTTGAGGGTTCTGCTCGTCGAACCTGATGATTCCACTCGCCAGATTATCGCCGCCCTTCTCAGAAAATGCAGCTACAGAG TTGCAGCAGTCGCTGATGGATTAAAGGCATGGGAGACGTTAAAGGGGAGACCTCATAACATCGATCTCATATTAACTGAAGTGGAGTCACCATCAATATCTGGATTTGCACTTCTTACCTTAGTCATGGGGCATGACTGTTGCAAGAATATTCCTGTTATAA TGATGTCTTCACACGATTCAATCAACATGGTATTGAAATGCATGTTAAAAGGTGCAGCTGATTTTCTAATAAAGCCTGTCAGGAAGAATGAGCTAAGAAACCTTTGGCAGCATGCATGGAGAAGGCATACT TTGACTGGTgggcattttcctcaaaacttGACTGTTCCACTGCAAAAAGATGAAGCCAGTTCTGAAAATAATGCAGGAAGCAATAATTCAAGCGATTGTGTTGCTTCTACACACAGAAATATTGAATGCAGTGAGAAAGGGAGCGACTCCCAA GGTCCTTCAGAAAACAACAGTGGTGGTgcttcaaatttgagaaatataaTTATGGAGAAGCAGGGAGGGTATGCTAAGTTGGATGAGGAATCAGTTATGCCTGGTAGTCAAGATGAAG AAAAATCAAATAGACTGTCATCAGAGGTTGCACTGTACAGAGCAGCTTCAAACTCAACTGCTCTGAGATTGGAAGAAGACACTGCTTGTGCTGAATCTATTACTCAAAATGATGGTGTGCGAGTGGAAAGAGGTAGATGCAATACTAATATTGCTAGTAAGACTCACAGCTGCAACAATGAACTGGTTGAACCTTCTAGTGGAGCCATTGACTTGATTGGCACATTTGATAATCATCCCAAGTGCACTTATGAGAATACAAATTATAATGGTGTTGGCACAAACAAGTTTGAACTTGTTCCAAATTTACAACTTTCTCTGAGAAGAACTTGCTCAAGTAGCTCAAATAACCACTGGACTGAGGAAAGGCCTCTACTGAACCATTCTAATGCATCTCCGTTTTCATG GTATAATTGTAGCACGACACTATCTAGGAATTGCACCAATTTGGAGGAGGGTGGAAGTATGTCCCATGAACTTTCGTCTTATCAAATCTCTGGAAGTATCAATGGTACTTTCCTTCAGCAAGGTCACGAAAATTCAATTACTTCTGTCATTGATCAGTCCAGAGAAGGTGAACCAAAGTTTTCTAGTCATCAGGTTGGGATTATTCCTGTCTCGGGGGTAAATGATGCTAATAGTGGATACAGTCATGTTTTCCCACCCATGTTTTATACTCGATCTGATCTACCCTCTGTTCCCAAACTGGCCTGCCAGCGAGATCAGTCTCCCTTTCCTTCAAGTACCTCAGTTCAATCCAATCCTGAAACTCAAAACTCAGAACAAGGTTATCACTTCTCTGATGAGATTAGCAAAAGTTCCGTTCACCAGGCTATGCAGGAGGATAAAAATCTGGAACAGATGGAGGAACTTGGACATGGTTCTGCTGCTGCTGATCAGACTACTGGTAGTAGTTTATGCAATGGAGCTGTCGACAATAGAAAGAGGGTTGCATATGGGAGCAGCTCCAGTAGGAGAGATGAGTTTGCCACTGGCTCTGAGAGTTGGAATGAAAGTAGTCTCTCTATTCATGATGGATCAAGAGGAATGGATGCTCTTCGTTCTAGCCAAAGGGAAGCAGCTCTCATAAAGTTTCGATTGAAGCGGAAAGATCGATGTTATGAGAAAAAG